One window from the genome of Chloroflexota bacterium encodes:
- a CDS encoding MOSC domain-containing protein, which yields MESVREVRAVTGRGLEGDRYFAGSGTYSDVEGEGREVTLIEVEALDALRREYGVDLKPSESRRNIATEGIVLESLIGHDFRIGSVRMRGIRSCEPCAHLVSLTGKPVLRGLVHKGGLRAEIVSDGVISVGDPILVS from the coding sequence ATGGAGTCCGTCCGCGAGGTTCGGGCAGTCACCGGCCGCGGTCTCGAGGGCGATCGGTACTTCGCGGGATCGGGCACCTACTCGGATGTCGAGGGCGAAGGCCGGGAGGTGACGCTGATCGAGGTCGAGGCGTTGGACGCGCTCCGTCGCGAGTACGGCGTGGATCTCAAACCATCGGAGAGCCGCCGCAACATCGCGACGGAGGGCATCGTGCTCGAATCGCTGATTGGGCACGACTTTCGCATTGGCAGCGTCCGCATGCGTGGCATTCGCTCCTGTGAGCCATGCGCGCACCTCGTCAGCCTGACAGGGAAACCGGTGCTCCGCGGCTTGGTCCACAAGGGTGGTCTCCGCGCGGAGATTGTGTCCGACGGTGTGATCTCGGTCGGGGATCCGATCCTCGTCTCCTAA